The Pseudoxanthomonas sp. SL93 genome segment CGCCGGCCAGCCACACCTGCTGGGCGGATTCACCCAGGCTCTTGGACAGGCGCTCGGCCTGCGCCTGCAGGTTCTCGTTCTTGGCGGAAGAAGCGGTCTTGCGGGCGGATTTCTTCAAGGTGGCCATGGGGTTCCGTTGGCAGTCGAGACGAGGGATGAGGCGCCAGCGTCGGCGCGATGTCTAGAGTTTTCACACCAGCGCCCCGCGCTGGCGAAGGACGATCAGTTGCGTGTCGATGCCCGCCGGCGCGAAACCACCTGGTCCACGTCGTCCAGCGCGCGGCGCAGGCGGGCGGTGGTCTCGGTCATGCGCGGCGCCACGTCCAGCCCGTCCAGGATGGAGCGGTGGCGTGCGTTGACGATGTCGTCACGGTAGCGGATGCCATGCACCGCCAGCATCGGCTTGAGCACATCCGCACGCTTGCGCAGGTCGGCCAGCGTGTTGCGGTACGCAAGCTGGCAGACGCGGTGGCGCGAGGAGAAGCTGAAGAGGTTGGTGAAGAAGAGTTCGCTGTCGGTCGCGTTCGGCTCGAACACCAGCTGGTCGATGTCGGGGAACTGGTGCGGGTACTTTTCCATGCCGATCTGCATGCGCGACTGCAGCAGCGTACGCAAGGTCTGCGACAGCACGGCGGGCAGGCCACCGCTGGCCAGCCCCACCTGTTCCGCCTCGTCGGCGTGCGGCGCGGCGCGGTTGGCGTCGAACGGCACCAGCGGGTTGATGCCGATCATCAGGTCGATGTCGCGTTCCAGCACCGTGCTGGCGTGCATGGTCCGGCGCAGGGCCCCGTCCAGGAAGTGGCGTCCGCAGATCTCCACCGGCGGATACAGCCCGGGCAGTGCGGAACTGGCCTGCACCGCGCGCGAGATGGGGACGTCGTCCCAGCCTTCCTCGCCGAAGCGCACGGCCTCCCCGCTGTCCAGGTCCACCGCCACCACGAACAGGTCGGTATCCAGCTTGCGGAAATCGTTGCTGCGGCCGCGGCGGGTGAAGATGTCGTGCAGGAAGCGCTCGACGCCCTCATTGTCGAAGATGCCGGTGGGCACCAGGCCACCGAAGCGCAGGAACAGGTCCGACCACCGCACCGCCTTGCGCGGATTGCGCAGCAGCCTGCCCAGCCAGTCGCCATAAAGCGCGGGCAGGCTGGCGGCGCGGCGCAGGTATTCGCCCACGTTGGGGCGCAGGAAGGTCTCCGGCCGGAACTCGGCGTCGTCACTGGTACCGGTGATGAAGATGCGGCACATCTCTGCCGTGCTCATGCGGTTGGCCAGGCCGGCGGCGAGGAACGCGCCTGAGCTGACGCCCACGTAGCAATCCATCCGGGTCAGGTCCAGCCCGTCCAGGGCCTCGTCCATCGCGCGCAGCGCACCCAGTTCGTACATCCCGCCGATGGGGCCGCCGCCGGCGATGGCCAGCCCGATCTTGCCGCTCCGGCCCCGCTTGCGCGCACTGTGGATCGAAAGCATGTACTTCCCGTCTTGACGTTACCGGCCGAGTGTAGCCGACAGATCGGGTGCTTGCGGTGGACTGGCGTGGCCGGGATCATGCGGGGCATGGCGCGAAGCAACCCCCTGATCGAACGCCTGGGCCGTCGTCTCACATGGCACCAGGCCCTGCATGATCCGGCCCGCGAGCCGCGCAACCGGCTGCGCTGGCTGCCGGAGCTTCGGCGCTGGCAGGCCGAGCGGCTGGAACGCAGCTTCGAGCATTTCCTGAACGATCCGCGACGTCGGTCAGCGGCGATGTTCTTCCTGACCGATGTCTACGGCGACCATGACTTCAGCCGCCGCGACGCCAACGTGGCCAAGGTCATGCCGATGATGCAGCGCCTGCTGCCGGCCGCGGTGCTGGGTACGGTGGCCCATGGCATCGAACTGGGCGCGCTGACCCATGCACTGGATGTGCGCATGGCCGAAGCCCTGCACCGCATCGCCCCGACGCGCCGCAAGCTGGATGCGGAACTCTACGCCAGGGCCTATCGCGAGGTGGGGCATGCGCGGTTGCGCGAGCACCAGATCGACCTGATCGCCGAAGTCGGCGTGGGCCTGGCGCGCGCGGTGAAGACGCCGGGCGTGGCCACGCTGCTCAAGCTCTCGCGCGGCCCGGCCAAGGCGACCGGCCTGGGCGAACTGCAGGGGTTCCTGGAGCGTGGCTTCTCCGCGTTCGCCGCGCTGGGCGACGGCAAGGCCTTCGTGCGGGACATCGAGGACGCCGAGCGCGAGGCGTCGCGCCGGCTGTTCGACGGGCATCCCGATCCGTTCGGCTGAATCAGTCGAACTTTTCCGACAGCACGCGGCGTATCTCCACTTCGATCGGCCCCTTCATGGCCGACAGCAGGAAGCCGAGGGAAGCGGTGACGTGCAGCTGCTGGGGAAGCAGTGCGATATGGCCATCGACGCCGGAGCGGTTGAAGTTCAGCGTGTCACCGTCCCAGCCATAGTCCATGTCGAAGCGCTCGGCCAGTTTCTTCGCCACTTCCTCCACGGCCTTGCGTGCCTGTTTCGGCGTCTTGGTGTGGTTGTGCAGGATGTCGATGCTGGCCATGGGGAGCTCCACTGAGGTGTGCCTATTCTGCGCATGCACGGCGTGGAGGCAAGCCGGGGCTGTCGAATCCATGCCAACCTGCTAGGCTCCTGCAGCGTGGAAAGCCTGCGACTTCATTTCATCAACCGCCCTTCACCCGACCGTCCGTTGTCCACGGGCGTGCACCGCATCGTGCGCGAGGCTGCGGGCACCATCGGCGTGGGGGACGTGCTGCAGGGCGCGCTGCTGGCGCAGATCTGCGTGGACCGTCGTGGCCTGTGGCTGCAGGTGGCCAATGGCATGCGGGGCGTGCACATCAACGGGCGGCCGGTGAAGCGCATGGCCGTGCTCCGCCCGGGCGACTCCATCTACGTCGAGGGCGTCGAGCTGCTGCTGCAGTCGGCACATCAGCCCGCCGGCGATGTGCGCGATATCGACACGACCCAGAGCGATGCCCGCGTGGTCCTGCGGGGCGTGGGTGGCAAGTACCACGGTCGCAGCATTCCGTTGAGCCAGCCATGCCTGGTGGGTCGGGCCCGCGACGCCACGCTGCGGATCGACGACCCTGCATTCGCCGAGCGCCACGCGCGGCTGGAGCTGCGTGGGGAGCGCGTGCTGCTGCGTGACCTGGGCTCCGTCGAAGGCACGCGGGTCAATGGCGTGGTGGTGCGGGACGCGCTGCTGGTCGCGGGCGACCAGGTCGTCTTCGACGCACAGCACCGCTTCATCCTGGAAGTGCCGTGGCTGCCCACCGCCTCCCTGGCGGCGCCCGTTGACGACGAGATCACGGTGTCGCCTCCGCCGGTGGCCGCCACGGTCAAGGCGCGGCGCTCGCTGGGCCGCTGGCCGTGGCTGTTGCTCGCCGCGTTGCTGTTGGCGGCCGCGCTCAGCGCACTGCTGCTTTTCGGGGCGGGCTGAAGCGCTTCCACGCCCGCCAACCCAGCAGAACCGCCAGGATGCCCGCATAGAGCAGCGGCTCGCGGATGTCGGATTTCACCACCCACCAGAAGTGCAGCACCGCGAGCACGCCGATCGCATAGACCGTCTTGTGCAGCTTGCCCCAGTTGCGCCCCAGCCGGCGGATCCAGCCCTGGGTCGACGTCACTGCCAACGGAACCAGCAGGAGCCAGGCGGTGAAACCGACGGTGATGTAGGGGCGCTTGGCGATCTCCTCGAAGATCTGCGTCCAGTAGCCGCGCAGGTCCAGCCCCAGGTAGACCGCCAGGTGCAGCGTGGCATAGAAGAACGCGTACAGCCCCAGCAGGCGGCGGAAGCGGATCAGCACGGGCTGGCCCGTCAGCTGGCGCAGGGGCGTGATGGCGAGGGCGATCATCAGCAGGCGAAGTGCCCACAGGCCCGTGCGGTGTTCGATTTCGGCCACCGGATCGGCGCCCAGTGCGTCGCTGCCGGTGGTCCAGACGTCGTGGAACTGCCAGGCCAGGATCGCCAGAGGCGTCAGGGCCAGGGCGTGGACAAGTGTCTTGGCGACGATGAGGGAAGGGGAGCGCTTGGGCATGGATGCTCAGTCTGATGCCGGAAAGGGACGGGCCGGGGCGTCCGCTGCGCAGGCCCATGCTTCTGCTGGCAAACGCAAGCAGGCCTGGCGACGAGAGCGCCGTCAACCGCGATACACGATGGTTGCCGAACGACAGCCTCAATACCACTTCTTCAGGTCCATCCCCGCATACATCGAGGCCACCTGGTCCGCATAGCCGTTGAAGAGTTTCGTCGGGATCCGTTCGGCGAACAGCTTGCTGGCCGTGCCCGAGATGCGGCGTTCGGTCTTCTGGCTCCAGCGCGGATGGTCGACATTCGGATTGACGTTGGAGAAGAACCCGTATTCCGACGGCTGCAGGTCGTGCCACGCGGTTTCCGGCATGCGCTCGACGAACTTGATCTCCACGATCGACTTGATGCTCTTGAAGCCGTACTTCCACGGCACGACCAGCCGCAGGGGCGCGCCGTTCTGCTGCGGCAACGGCTTGCCGTACAGGCCGGTCGCGAGCAGCGCCAGCGGATTCATGGCCTCGTCGATGCGCAAGCCTTCGCGGTAGGGCCAGTTGATGGAGCGGTACCGTACCCCTGGCATCTGCACCGGGTCGGCCAGTGTGGTGAAGGCCACGTACTTGGCCTTGGAGGTGGGTTCGAACCGCTTCAGCACTTCGCCGAGCGGCACGCCCAGCCACGGGATCACCATCGACCACCCTTCCACGCAGCGCAGCCGGTAGATGCGTTCCTCCGGTTTCAGGCCTTTCACCAGGTCATCCAGCGACAGCTTGCCGGGCTTGGCGCAGTGACCGCCCACGGCCACCGTCCAGGGCGACGTGCGCAGGGTCTTGCGTGCGGTGGAGGGGTCGGCCTTGCCGGTGCCGAACTCGTAGAAGTTGTTGTAGCTGGTGACATCCTCGTAACGGGTCAGCGTCTCCGCGGTGCGAAAGCCGGAGCGGGCCTGCTCGGGCGTCACCGTGGCCTTGGGCGGCGGGGGAGGTTCGGCATCGGCGCAGCCGGACAAGGCCAGGGCGGGCGCCATCGCGAAGGCGCGCAGCAATGAGCGCCGCTCCCGGTAGATCGCTTCGTCGGTGATCTCGGAGGCGGGGATTCGCAGGGCATCGCGCAGGGACATGACGGGCTCCGGAAGGGGGGGGTGCGGGTTGGAGAGGCAAAGGGAGCAAATAATTCCCGGCCATGCCGGAGACTGATGCCACAGAGTAATACGCGAGCCGCCCAGGGCAGGATGCAGCGCGTGCGTATTCCATGCCCGGGCGTCCGCTTGGTTGCCCCTGCAACTGATGCACTGCGGCATACTAGGGGTTCATTCTTTCAGGTGCCCCATGACGCGCGCGTTCAATTTCAGTGCCGGCCCCGCCACCCTTCCGGAACCGGTGCTGCGGCAGGCCCAGGCCGAGATGCTCGACTGGAATGGCATTGGCGCGTCCATCGTGGAAATCAGCCACCGCAGCGCGGATTTCATTGCCGTCGCGGCCGAGGCCGAAGCCGACCTGCGCCGGCTGGTCGGCATTCCGGACGACTATGCGGTGCTGTTCCTGTCCGGCGGCGCGACCACCCACCAGGCCCTGCTGGCGCTCAACTTCGCGGCGCCTGGGCAGGTCGTGGACTACGTGGTTACCGGCCACTGGGGCAAGACCGCCATCAAGCAGGCCCGGCCGTACTGCACCGTCAACATCGCCGCCGATGGCGAGACGGGCGGCTTCCACGACATCCCGGCGCGGGACACCTGGCAGCTCACGCCCGGCGCCGCCTACGTGCACATCACCGCCAACGAGACCATCCACGGGGTGGAGTTCCGTGATACGCCCGACGTGGGCGAGGTGCCGCTGTTCGCCGACTTCAGTTCCAGCATCGCATCCGAGCCCATCGATGTGTCCAGGTACGGCGTGATCTACGCCGGCGCGCAGAAGAACCTGGGGCCGGTCGGCGTGGCGGTAGTGATCATCCGCAAGGACCTATTCGGGCGCAGCGGCCAGCCGCGCGCCGACATCTTCGACTACCGCTCGCACGCCGAGCGCGATTCCATGCTCAACACCCCGCCTACCTGGAACTGGTACCTGGCCGGCCTGGTGTTCAAGTGGATGCTGGCCGAAGGTGGCGTGGCCGAGTTCGCGCGCCGCAACGCGGTGAAGTCGTCGCTCGTCTACGACGCCATCGATGCCTCGGGCGGCTTCTATCGCAACGACGTGGTGCCTGCGGTGCGGTCGCGCATGAACATCCCGTTCTTCCTGCCCGACGAGACCCTGACGGCGCGCTTCGTGGCCGAATCCAAGGCCGCCGGCCTGCTGGCGCTGAAGGGCCACAAGGCGGTCGGTGGCATCCGCGCCTCGCTCTACAACGCGCTGCCGGTGGAAGGCGCGCAGGCGCTGGTGCAGTTCATGCACGACTTCCAGCAACGCAACGGATAAGTAGCGCTGTTGTAGGAGCGACGTAAGTCGCGACCGCCAACCCTTCCGGTCGCGACTCACGTCGCTCCTACAGAAAGCATCTTCAGGGAATACGAAATATGGCCTCCAAACCTGCCCCGCCCAAGAAAACCGCCAAGCCCACGAAGGGCAAGAAGGCGGAGACGGCCCCCACGCCCGCTCCAGTCCTCTCCGATGTCCGCGCCAAGATCGACGGCATCGACCGGCAGATCCAGGCGCTGATCGCCGAACGCGCGCAGTTCGCGCACCAGGTGGGCAAGGCCAAGGGCAAGCTCGCAGCCGCCGTCGACTATTACCGCCCCGAGCGCGAAGCGCAGGTGCTGCGCATGGTGGTGGACCGCAACGAAGGCCCGCTCAGCGACGAAGTGCTG includes the following:
- the msrP gene encoding protein-methionine-sulfoxide reductase catalytic subunit MsrP, producing MSLRDALRIPASEITDEAIYRERRSLLRAFAMAPALALSGCADAEPPPPPKATVTPEQARSGFRTAETLTRYEDVTSYNNFYEFGTGKADPSTARKTLRTSPWTVAVGGHCAKPGKLSLDDLVKGLKPEERIYRLRCVEGWSMVIPWLGVPLGEVLKRFEPTSKAKYVAFTTLADPVQMPGVRYRSINWPYREGLRIDEAMNPLALLATGLYGKPLPQQNGAPLRLVVPWKYGFKSIKSIVEIKFVERMPETAWHDLQPSEYGFFSNVNPNVDHPRWSQKTERRISGTASKLFAERIPTKLFNGYADQVASMYAGMDLKKWY
- the serC gene encoding phosphoserine transaminase — its product is MTRAFNFSAGPATLPEPVLRQAQAEMLDWNGIGASIVEISHRSADFIAVAAEAEADLRRLVGIPDDYAVLFLSGGATTHQALLALNFAAPGQVVDYVVTGHWGKTAIKQARPYCTVNIAADGETGGFHDIPARDTWQLTPGAAYVHITANETIHGVEFRDTPDVGEVPLFADFSSSIASEPIDVSRYGVIYAGAQKNLGPVGVAVVIIRKDLFGRSGQPRADIFDYRSHAERDSMLNTPPTWNWYLAGLVFKWMLAEGGVAEFARRNAVKSSLVYDAIDASGGFYRNDVVPAVRSRMNIPFFLPDETLTARFVAESKAAGLLALKGHKAVGGIRASLYNALPVEGAQALVQFMHDFQQRNG
- a CDS encoding polyhydroxyalkanoic acid system family protein, whose protein sequence is MASIDILHNHTKTPKQARKAVEEVAKKLAERFDMDYGWDGDTLNFNRSGVDGHIALLPQQLHVTASLGFLLSAMKGPIEVEIRRVLSEKFD
- a CDS encoding FHA domain-containing protein; this encodes MESLRLHFINRPSPDRPLSTGVHRIVREAAGTIGVGDVLQGALLAQICVDRRGLWLQVANGMRGVHINGRPVKRMAVLRPGDSIYVEGVELLLQSAHQPAGDVRDIDTTQSDARVVLRGVGGKYHGRSIPLSQPCLVGRARDATLRIDDPAFAERHARLELRGERVLLRDLGSVEGTRVNGVVVRDALLVAGDQVVFDAQHRFILEVPWLPTASLAAPVDDEITVSPPPVAATVKARRSLGRWPWLLLAALLLAAALSALLLFGAG
- the msrQ gene encoding protein-methionine-sulfoxide reductase heme-binding subunit MsrQ, encoding MPKRSPSLIVAKTLVHALALTPLAILAWQFHDVWTTGSDALGADPVAEIEHRTGLWALRLLMIALAITPLRQLTGQPVLIRFRRLLGLYAFFYATLHLAVYLGLDLRGYWTQIFEEIAKRPYITVGFTAWLLLVPLAVTSTQGWIRRLGRNWGKLHKTVYAIGVLAVLHFWWVVKSDIREPLLYAGILAVLLGWRAWKRFSPPRKAAVR
- a CDS encoding patatin-like phospholipase family protein, with translation MLSIHSARKRGRSGKIGLAIAGGGPIGGMYELGALRAMDEALDGLDLTRMDCYVGVSSGAFLAAGLANRMSTAEMCRIFITGTSDDAEFRPETFLRPNVGEYLRRAASLPALYGDWLGRLLRNPRKAVRWSDLFLRFGGLVPTGIFDNEGVERFLHDIFTRRGRSNDFRKLDTDLFVVAVDLDSGEAVRFGEEGWDDVPISRAVQASSALPGLYPPVEICGRHFLDGALRRTMHASTVLERDIDLMIGINPLVPFDANRAAPHADEAEQVGLASGGLPAVLSQTLRTLLQSRMQIGMEKYPHQFPDIDQLVFEPNATDSELFFTNLFSFSSRHRVCQLAYRNTLADLRKRADVLKPMLAVHGIRYRDDIVNARHRSILDGLDVAPRMTETTARLRRALDDVDQVVSRRRASTRN